A genomic segment from Aegilops tauschii subsp. strangulata cultivar AL8/78 chromosome 1, Aet v6.0, whole genome shotgun sequence encodes:
- the LOC109754717 gene encoding putative F-box protein At5g55150, translating to MAAEKKPHSQPALSWSSIPLDLAGLVLRLLPTYADRARFAAVCPQWRAAAKRQQLLPPPLPLLALPDGTFYSLPYTKPFRFPGCGFAGYQSACGNWLVFPRDDGCFLVDPFSRETVTLPLLSNVRLRPPNAVAKWSEDGTVKYADPYTTWMHINTSEKLHISKLILCSPTLVAALVGIGHTSQILMCQPGALSWSVRAYDRCKRFEDMSFYQGKLYAIAKDENLLVVNISQDQSTGDPQVSRIGQVIEGEPWYPVVFDDNTIPCKKLYLVEGHGTLLMVRRAIWCQVPGPGVRGKVVARESSFEVFEADFEHSRWVKVSALGGFMLLGRRCSRVLSLSQYGIPDGHIFFLDDDEENLVEYGYDKENTSFGTYDIRSDRVRSVHPDISWKRGDEMRLAAWLFPQD from the coding sequence ATGGCAGCGGAGAAGAAGCCGCACTCGCAGCCGGCGCTGTCGTGGTCGTCCATCCCGCTCGACCTGGCCGGCCTGGTGCTCCGCCTGCTCCCCACGTACGCCGACCGCGCCCGCTTCGCTGCGGTGTGCCCACAGTGGCGTGCCGCCGCGAAGCGGCAGCAGCTGCTGCCCCCACCACTGCCACTGCTCGCGCTGCCGGATGGCACCTTCTACAGCCTACCGTATACCAAGCCCTTCCGCTTCCCTGGCTGCGGCTTTGCTGGGTATCAGAGTGCCTGTGGCAACTGGCTCGTCTTCCCCCGTGACGACGGCTGCTTTTTGGTCGACCCATTCTCTAGGGAAACAGTGACGCTCCCTCTTCTCTCCAATGTCCGGCTTCGGCCTCCAAATGCAGTCGCCAAATGGTCAGAGGACGGCACGGTGAAATATGCGGACCCTTACACTACATGGATGCATATCAATACATCTGAGAAGCTGCACATAAGTAAGCTAATCCTGTGCTCGCCAACTCTCGTTGCTGCACTAGTCGGCATTGGACACACCAGTCAGATTCTCATGTGCCAGCCAGGGGCCTTGTCGTGGTCAGTACGCGCCTACGATCGGTGCAAGCGGTTCGAAGACATGTCATTTTACCAGGGAAAGCTCTACGCCATTGCCAAGGACGAGAACCTTCTTGTGGTTAACATCAGCCAGGACCAAAGCACCGGCGATCCGCAGGTCTCTCGGATTGGACAAGTCATTGAGGGTGAGCCATGGTATCCAGTTGTGTTCGATGACAACACTATACCCTGCAAGAAGCTCTACCTGGTTGAAGGGCATGGGACGTTGCTGATGGTTCGGAGGGCGATTTGGTGCCAGGTACCTGGACCTGGAGTGCGTGGCAAAGTTGTTGCCAGAGAGAGCAGCTTTGAGGTTTTTGAGGCTGACTTTGAGCATTCACGGTGGGTCAAGGTGTCGGCTTTGGGGGGTTTCATGCTTCTAGGGCGAAGGTGCTCCAGGGTTTTGTCCTTGTCTCAGTATGGGATCCCCGATGGTCACATCTTTTTCTTGGATGATGATGAGGAGAATCTTGTGGAGTATGGCTATGACAAGGAGAACACTTCTTTCGGCACATATGACATAAGATCTGACAGGGTCCGTTCTGTTCATCCAGATATTTCCTGGAAGCGTGGCGATGAGATGCGTCTGGCAGCATGGCTCTTCCCGCAGGACTGA
- the LOC109754716 gene encoding probable F-box protein At1g44080: MATENKPHWQPPSSWSALPPDLAGLVLRLLPAYADHARFAAVCPQWRAAARKQVMPPTLPLLALPDGTFYSLPYDERFRFPGCGFAGYKSAYGSWLVFPRDDGCFLVNPFSRATMTLPPLFSVRLRPPNAVAKWILQDGSKVADPYTTWMHINDSEELHIIKLLLCSPNLVAALVGVEYTSQILMCQPGALSWSVRACDECKDFEDMVFYQGKLYAIADDEDLLVVNVSSDQSTGDPQVSRVGRVIKAKGDRCYKGDLSVYHVVCRENSVPVMPVKKVYLVESCGALLMVRRKIWCQAPRPGVTCKIVAGKSEFEVFKADFEHSQWIKVSTVGDDQVLFLGRRCSRALSASRYGLLGNHIFFLDDDDEHRVDYFYDEDNTSCSSYDMRLGDVSSPHPMISWKRRKEMRLAAWLFPQD, encoded by the coding sequence ATGGCAACAGAGAACAAACCTCACTGGCAGCCACCGTCGTCGTGGTCAGCCCTCCCGCCGGACCTGGCAGGCCTGGTGCTCCGCCTGCTCCCCGCATACGCCGACCACGCCCGGTTCGCCGCAGTGTGCCCACAGTGGCGTGCTGCAGCCAGGAAGCAGGTGATGCCCCCGACATTGCCGCTGCTCGCGCTCCCTGACGGCACCTTCTACAGCCTCCCCTACGATGAGCGCTTCCGCTTCCCCGGCTGCGGCTTCGCTGGGTACAAGAGCGCCTATGGCAGCTGGCTTGTCTTCCCCCGCGACGATGGGTGCTTCCTTGTCAACCCCTTCTCCAGGGCCACCATGACACTCCCTCCTCTCTTCAGCGTCCGACTCCGGCCTCCAAATGCTGTCGCTAAGTGGATACTCCAGGATGGGTCAAAAGTTGCCGACCCTTACACTACATGGATGCATATCAATGATTCAGAGGAGCTGCACATAATTAAGCTACTTCTGTGCTCGCCAAACCTCGTTGCTGCACTGGTCGGTGTTGAATACACCAGTCAGATCCTAATGTGCCAGCCAGGGGCCTTGTCATGGTCGGTACGTGCATGCGATGAGTGTAAGGATTTTGAAGACATGGTGTTCTACCAGGGAAAGCTCTACGCCATTGCCGATGACGAGGACCTCCTTGTGGTGAACGTCAGCAGTGACCAAAGCACCGGCGATCCACAGGTTTCTCGGGTTGGAAGGGTCATCAAGGCCAAGGGTGACCGCTGCTACAAGGGGGACCTCAGCGTCTACCATGTTGTGTGTCGAGAGAACTCTGTACCCGTCATGCCCGTCAAGAAGGTCTATCTGGTTGAATCGTGTGGCGCGTTGCTGATGGTACGCAGGAAGATTTGGTGCCAGGCTCCTAGACCTGGAGTGACCTGTAAAATTGTTGCTGGAAAGAGCGAGTTTGAGGTATTCAAGGCTGACTTTGAGCACTCACAGTGGATCAAGGTGTCGACCGTGGGGGATGACCAGGTTCTGTTTCTAGGGCGAAGGTGCTCCAGGGCTCTGTCCGCGTCTCGGTATGGCTTACTGGGCAATCACATCTTCTTTTTGGATGACGATGACGAGCATCGTGTGGACTACTTCTACGATGAGGACAACACATCTTGCAGCTCCTACGACATGAGACTCGGCGATGTCTCTTCCCCTCATCCAATGATTTCCTGGAAGCGCCGCAAGGAGATGCGTCTGGCAGCATGGCTATTCCCCCAGGACTGA
- the LOC109754719 gene encoding ras-related protein RABA1f, translated as MAYRAEDDYDYLFKVVLIGDSGVGKSNLLTRFTRNEFSLESKSTIGVEFATRSIHVDDKVVKAQIWDTAGQERYRAITSAYYRGAVGALVVYDVTRHVTFENVERWLRELKDHTDANIVIMLVGNKADLRHLRTVPSEDAKAFAERENTFFMETSALEAMNVEDAFTEVLSQIYRVVSKKALDIGDDPAAPPKGKTINVGSKDDVSAVKKSNCCSS; from the exons ATGGCGTACAGGGCGGAGGACGACTACGACTACCTGTTCAAGGTGGTGCTGATCGGGGACTCGGGGGTGGGCAAGTCCAACCTGCTCACCCGCTTCACCCGCAACGAGTTCAGCCTCGAGTCCAAGTCCACCATCGGCGTCGAGTTCGCCACCCGCAGCATCCACGTCGACGACAAGGTCGTCAAGGCCCAGATCTGGGACACCGCCGGCCAGGAGAG GTACCGGGCGATCACAAGCGCGTACTACCGCGGGGCGGTGGGCGCCCTGGTGGTCTACGACGTCACGAGGCACGTCACCTTCGAGAACGTCGAGAGGTGGCTGAGGGAGCTCAAGGACCACACGGACGCCAACATCGTGATCATGCTCGTGGGGAACAAGGCGGACCTGCGCCACCTCAGGACCGTCCCGTCCGAGGACGCCAAGGCCTTCGCCGAGCGCGAGAACACCTTCTTCATGGAGACGTCCGCCCTCGAGGCGATGAACGTCGAGGACGCCTTCACCGAGGTGCTCTCGCAGATCTACCGCGTGGTGAGCAAGAAGGCCCTCGACATCGGCGACGACCCCGCCGCGCCCCCCAAGGGCAAGACCATCAACGTCGGCTCCAAGGACGACGTGTCCGCGGTGAAGAAATCCAACTGTTGTTCGTCTTAG